In the Marinomonas algicola genome, one interval contains:
- a CDS encoding AEC family transporter, which produces MDVSSALYIKIFETVFPLFAIVLIGFFYARARPTDMTITNRVNMSVFTPALVFSVMASKNFQIADYHTLIMAGAVIIVGSGIVLLPVCRLFGLSVKTFLPPMMFNNSGNLGIPLFVLAFGESALPIAVILFLTENILHFTLGIYLMNPKANPINIIKMPMVLATILGVFWSLNGWTLPVALSVPLEMIGQIAIPLMLFALGVRMTLVDLKNWRIGVLGGVLCPVSGLIVLFIWNMLVPLSSDDFMYLLIFACLPPAVLNYMVAELYQQEPQKVASIVLIGNVFSLFFIPLMLFFVL; this is translated from the coding sequence TTGGACGTTTCATCTGCACTGTATATAAAAATATTTGAGACTGTATTTCCTTTGTTTGCCATTGTATTAATAGGCTTTTTTTACGCTCGAGCAAGACCAACGGATATGACGATTACTAATCGGGTAAACATGAGTGTGTTTACCCCTGCTTTAGTTTTTTCTGTTATGGCGTCAAAAAACTTTCAAATAGCGGATTATCACACGTTAATTATGGCCGGTGCCGTGATTATTGTTGGCTCAGGGATTGTCTTGTTGCCAGTATGCCGCTTGTTCGGTCTGTCTGTTAAGACCTTTTTACCACCGATGATGTTTAATAATAGTGGCAATTTAGGTATTCCACTATTCGTTTTGGCTTTTGGGGAGTCCGCTTTGCCAATTGCGGTTATTTTATTTCTAACTGAAAATATTTTGCATTTTACACTTGGTATATACCTAATGAACCCAAAAGCGAATCCGATCAATATTATTAAAATGCCTATGGTATTGGCCACTATTCTCGGGGTTTTTTGGAGCTTGAATGGCTGGACTTTGCCCGTTGCATTGAGTGTGCCGTTAGAGATGATTGGACAAATAGCCATTCCATTGATGCTGTTCGCTCTAGGTGTTCGTATGACTCTGGTCGATCTAAAAAACTGGCGTATTGGCGTATTGGGTGGAGTGCTTTGTCCTGTTAGTGGACTGATTGTGTTGTTTATTTGGAATATGCTGGTCCCTTTGAGTAGCGATGATTTCATGTATTTATTAATCTTTGCTTGCTTACCTCCTGCCGTCTTAAATTACATGGTTGCGGAGTTGTACCAACAAGAACCTCAAAAGGTAGCATCCATTGTTTTGATTGGTAATGTATTTAGTTTGTTTTTTATCCCATTAATGTTGTTTTTTGTTTTATAG